GCTTAATAAGCCCAGTTCAATTTCCACCTGATGTGCATCGATTACCTTGCCCGGAACAAATACGCCCTGACCGATGAAGTTGGCCACAAAACGATTGGCCGGACAATGATACAGATTGAATGCGGTATCCCATTGCTGAATCTCGCCATGATCCATCACTCCGATGACATCGGCAATCGCAAATGCCTCCGCTTGATCGTGCGTCACCAGAATGGCGGTGGTTCCCTGATTCTTGATGATCTCGCGCACTTCCATACTCAAACGTTCGCGCAAACTAACATCCAGATTGGAAAAAGGCTCATCCAGCAGCAACAAGTCCGGTTTCGGCGCCAGTGCACGCGCCAACGCTACGCGTTGCTGCTGCCCGCCCGACAATTCATGGGGATATTTTTTTGCAACGCTGGCCAGATGCACCACGTGCAGAAGTTCTTCAATCCGCCGTTCCCGTTCCGGCCGGGTTAACCGGTGCAGGCCAAAACCGATATTGGCCGCCACGTCCAGATGCGGAAACAAGGCATAGTCCTGGAAAACCATACCGATGCGGCGCCGCTCCGGCGGCACAAAAACACTCGTGCTGCTGACACTAACTCCGCTCAGCACGATTTCACCGGCCGCTACCCGCTCAAAACCGGCGATACAACGCAGCGCCGTGGTTTTACCGCAACCGCTCGAGCCGAGCAAACAGCCGATCTGTCCCTTGCGCAATTGCAAGGATAAGCTATGGATGACAACCTGCTCGCCGTATGCTTGCCGGATGTTATTCAATTGCAGCAATACCGTATCCATCCTTTTTACTTCTCTGTTTGACGCATGAACAAGAAAATCGGAATCAATCCCGCCAGCACCAACGTCACCGCAGGCAAAGCCGCTTGCTCCCACTGCCCTTCCGACGTCAGTTCATAAATCCGCACCGCCAGCGTATCCCAACCGAATGGCCGCGTCATCAGCGTGATGGGCATTTCCTTCATGACATCGATAAATACCAGCGTGGCAGCCGTAAAAATCCCCGGCTTCAAGATCGGGATATGCACTTTCCGAATCATCGCCCAGCCGTGTATCCCCAAACTCATCGCCGCTTCATCGATACTATGCGTAATCCGCTGCATCGCACCATCAACCGGATAATGACTCACCGCCATGAAGCGGATCAAATAAGCGATTAGCATAATCGTCA
The nucleotide sequence above comes from Gammaproteobacteria bacterium. Encoded proteins:
- a CDS encoding ABC transporter ATP-binding protein, whose amino-acid sequence is MDTVLLQLNNIRQAYGEQVVIHSLSLQLRKGQIGCLLGSSGCGKTTALRCIAGFERVAAGEIVLSGVSVSSTSVFVPPERRRIGMVFQDYALFPHLDVAANIGFGLHRLTRPERERRIEELLHVVHLASVAKKYPHELSGGQQQRVALARALAPKPDLLLLDEPFSNLDVSLRERLSMEVREIIKNQGTTAILVTHDQAEAFAIADVIGVMDHGEIQQWDTAFNLYHCPANRFVANFIGQGVFVPGKVIDAHQVEIELGLLSGVIPQHCEAGCCVDVLLRPDDIVHDDTSPLQAMVIHKAFRGAEILYTLRLASGAKVLALVPSHHDHAIGGKIGIKLAADHIVAFQQPEE